CGTTTGAGACAGGTCACAGCTGGTCTCAAAGCGGATCGCTGAAAACCACTAAAATGAATGCGCGGGGTGCAAGATGCATCGCCGCGCATTTCATTTTAGGATGCGGCGTTGTCAGGTCAGGTCGGGATGACGCCCGACGAGTTCGTCGCGTTTGGCCTGCAGTATCTTCTTCTGCTCCTCCAGTTTGACGAGTTCCTCGTCAATCTCTTCGACGCTTTTTTCGATATGCAGATATTGCTCGGCCAGAAGCGATTTCGCTTCCTTTCGACTGGAGGCATTCGGTGTATCGCCATAAAGCGGCCGGTTGGCCGTTTCCTTTAGGAAGAAGGTCGTGACGATGCCGAAAACGGCTGCGACCATGAGGTAATAGGCTGGCATGTAGATGTTTTCGGTCACCTCCACCAGCCAGGCGGTTACCGTTGGTGTCAGCCCGGCGACGATGATCGAGATGTTGAAGGCGATTGCCAGCGCGCTGTAGCGGATGCGGGCCGGAAAGAGTGCGGGCAGGGTCGAGGCCATGATGCCGATCAGGCAATTGAGTGCGACTGCGAGAATAAGCAGCCCGAAGAATATCTGCACCACCTGGCCGCTGGCGATGAGATGAAAGGCCGGCAGCGAGAATAACAGGATCGCCGTGCTGCCGACGGCAAGAAACGGCTTGCGGCCGATCCGGTCACTCAGCAACCCTATGGCAGGCTGGACGAACAGCATGCCGACCATGACTGCGATGATGATGAGAACGCCGTGATCCTCGCTGTAGTCAAGCGTTTTCGACAGATAGGTAGGCATGTAGGTGAGCAGCATGTAATAGGTCACGTTGGTGACGAGAACCATGCCGATGCAGATCGCCAGCGATCGGGCATGCTCTCTGGCAATTTCCGCGATCGGCACCATCGGCCGCTCCTTGAGCGACTGGCGATCCTCTTCTTCAGCACGCTGCAGCCGTTCGGTGAAAGCCGGGGTTTCTTCCGCGGCGTGGCGGAGATAAAGGCCGATGAGCCCGAGCGGCGCGGCCAGGAAGAACGGGATGCGCCAGCCCCAGTCGATGAATTTCGCTTCCCCCATGGCGGTGCTGAGTAGCACGACGAACCCAGCGCCAAGCACAAAGCCGGCAATCGAACCGAAATCGAGCCAGCTTCCGAGATAACCGCGTTTGCGGTCCGGCGCATATTCCGCCACGAAGATGGCCGCACCGGTATATTCGCCGCCGACGGAAAAGCCCTGAACGAGCTTGCAGAGCAGCAGTAGGATGGGCGCCCATATGCCGATGGTCGCATAGCCCGGAATGAGACCGATGCAGAAGGTGCTGGCGGCCATGATGATAATGGTGAGGGAGAGGACTTTCTGTCGCCCGAACTTGTCGCCCATCGCACCGAAGAAAATGCCGCCCAGCGGACGAATGAGAAACGGCACCGAAAATGTCGCAAGCGCCGCGACCGTCTGAACGGCGGGAGCGGCCTCGGGAAAGAAGACCTTGCCGACGGCATAGGCGACAAAACCGTAGACGCCGAAGTCGAACCACTCCATGGCGTTGCCGAGGGCGGCTGCCGTCACCGCTTTTTTGACCTTCTCGTCATCAATGACTGTCACGTCGTCAATGCTCAGCGGGCTGGCCTGAATCTGACTGTTCAATTGTTGTCCCCTTGAATGCTGCGCAATCGATTATTGCGCGCCATGAAAATGCCTCACATGCGCAAGTGTTCCATCTGCCGGCAAAGGGGAACGGGGGACGTGGTGCGCCCATATAAACAAACGCCCGGCAAATGGCCGGGCGCTTCTGAAGTCTGGTGGGATGGTTTAGTGGTGATGCTCAGGCATGTCCTTCAGCTGGTCCTTGGTCCATGAGGTCACTGCGTGGACGTCGCCGTCCTCGTCGCGCATGAAATCAAGGTCGCTGAGCGGGACTGCGACCGGCTTTGCGCCAATGCCGAGAAAACCGCCGACATCGATGATCGCGGTGCTGCCGGCCCCAACGCCGTGGACATGGTCAACCTTGCCGACCTTGTGGTCGTCCGCACCATAAACGGTCGCGCCTTCGAGCACCGAGGGTGTGAGTTCCGTTTCAACCAGGCGTACGTGATTGGTATGGTCCATCGTTCTTCCTCCTGTCTTGGTTTGCACAAAACAAACTCCCGCACTGCAAAACCGTTCCATCCAATATCGCGGCTGGCGGAGACAGGTTATTTCTGATCGGTGCATTTTGGGGGTCGCAAGAGTGTCTTTGTCAAAGCGGACGAGGAACTCGCGCCAGATGGATGTTCTAGCTTTTGCCGGTGGCCGTGCGGCCTACGCGTATTTGCCCCGAAAGAAACTCGGCCACGTCCCACTCCCTCAGCGGCGGTGCATAAATATAGCCCTGCACCAGCGTGGCGCCGAGGCTTTCCAGTGTGGCGAGTTCTGCTGGCGTTTCCACCCCTTCGACCACGCATTCCAGCTCCATGTCCCGGCTGAGGGCAAGAAGCGATTTCACGATCTTGTAGCTGGCTGGTCTTTCGTGCAGATCGGTGACGAAGCTGCGGTCGATCTTGATCTTGGTCAACGGCAATGCGTGCAGCCGGGTGAGGCTGGAATATCCGGTGCCGAAATCATCAAGTGAAATGCCGCAGCCGAGACGGCGCAGGATATCGACCGATTGCCTCACCTGCTCGAAATCATGGGCAAAGGCCGTCTCGGTGATTTCAAGATCGAGACGGCGGGCGTCGAAACAGCTATTTTCGATGATGCCGATCAGGGACAGCACGCCCTCGTGGGAGTTGAGGTCCTGGGCGGAAAGGTTGAATGAGAGGCGCAGGGAAGGATCCCATGCCGATGCCGACGCCAGTGCCATCTTCAGAAGCGGCCGGGTCAGCGAACTCACGATGCCGGCCCGTTCCGCGATGGCGAAGAATTGCGCAGGCGGCACATGCCCGAGAACCGGGCTGTGCCAGCGGGCCAGCGCTTCAAAGCCCGCCGTTTTTCCGTCGCGTATATCCACGATCGGCTGAAACATCACCGAAAGTTCGTTTTTCACATCGCTCTGCTTGAGCAGATTCTCGATGCGGGCTTCGATATTGATCTGCTTTTCGTGTTCCGCATCAAACAGGACGGCATCGCCGCGCCGGGTTTTCTTGGCATGGTAAAGGGCATAATCCGCCCTGTCGAAAAGCTGCTCCAGCGTGGAGGCGAGGTGCGGAAAGACCGCTATTCCCATCGATGCGGAAACATGCACCGTTCCCTCCGGCATATGGTAAGGCGCCCTCAATTCTTCGGAAATCGCATTGGCGTTCGCGACGAGTTGCACGTCATCCGGTATGATCGGGGCGACGATGGCGAATTCGTCACCGCCTAGTCGAAAAGCCTTGCTGGCTTTCAGATTGTCGGTGAGACGCTTGCTGACATTGATCAGCAGCCGGTCTCCCACCGAGTGTCCGTAGAGATCGTTGACCGGCTTGAAGCCGTCGAGATCGATGACCCCCAGCGCCAGCCGGGTTCCCTTTTCTCGGGCATTTTCGAGCTCGGCCTCAAGATGGGCGAAAAAGGCGCGGCGGTTCGGCAGTCCCGTCAGACTGTCGATATTGGCAAGCAGCAGGTTTTCGTTGCTGAGCGCCTCCGTGCGCTGCTGTGAAACGACCATGCGCTCGAAGTTGCGGTAATTGGTCAGCAGGATGGACATCATGCCGGCACAGACCAGCAGAACGTTGATGGCGATGGCAATGAATGTCGGTTGCCGTGACGCCACAAAAAAGGCGATGAAAGCGCCATTGACGATGAGTGTCACCGTGAAGGCGGCGGACCGCACATACATCAGGCAGAAAATGCAGGAGATGACGGTGATCGCCATGTAGAAGGCGACATGGGATCTCGTATAGGCATCTCCATAGGGCACCAGCAAAAAAGACCAAAGCGTGAAGGCGAGCGCGATGCCGGCGGCCAGGCGGTTGGTGCGGCGAAGGGCGGCAAGTGCCATCTCCGGCCGGGGATCGATACCCCGTGTCCTCCACCAGAAAGCGACCCGAAGGGTGCAGCCGACGGTAAAAACGGCGGGAACCCCGACGGTGAGCCAAAGCGGCGCCAATTGCATATGCGTAATGGCAAGCGCCCATGTGCTTGAGAGCAAAATGAAATACATCATCGGCATCTGCCGGGTGAAGGCTCTGTACTGCGCTTTCAAAAGGTCGGGATTGTCAGACCGAACAGACATGAAGTCGAGCAGTTTTTGTACGGCGATCAGTATTTTCATTTATGGCTCATCAAATACAGGACGACATCGGTAGCATAAGCCCAGTTACATCATTGGAAATACACAGGGTTAACCGGGAGACAACTGCATCAACTGCAAGGTGCAGCTACGTATCTTCGCAACATACCGCCATTTTCGCCGTTAAATGCCGTTGCAGCAGCATCCGGATCATATTGTGGTCGGGTTCGACAAACTTTAAAACATTGAACGGCCGTTCCGATGGTTATCTCGAATTGCTTGGCAGAAAGACCGTTTACTCATGCTGACATCTTTGCTTCCTTCCGTTGCCGTCATTGCCGACGCGCATTTTCATGACACGGCCGCGGATTTCGGATTTACTGGGATCGAGGTCGATGGCCAGCGCATCACCATGCGCAGCTGGTCGGAAACGCGCGACTCCACCCGGGTTTTTAACGAGAGCGCCGATGCGCTGCACGCGGCGCTGGAAGAGGTGCGGCAGCGCGGCATTCGCCATGTGGTGCTGCTGGGCGACTACACCGATGACGGCCAGCGCGCGACGACACAAACGCTGAAGGGCATTCTTGAGCGCCATCGCGATGCCCATGGCACCGCCTTTTATGCGCTGCCCGGAAACCACGATGTTTTCGGGCCGTGCGGCCGGCATCAAACCAAGGAGTTCCTGGTGGAGAACGGCGAGCGCCTCTCCGTCTCGAGCGATGCGAACCGGGCAGGGGAACGGGTCGTTATCAGCGAGCGCATGTATTGCGAAGGCTACCCGGAAGGTCTCGGCCCCATGACGGCCTTCGGTTATTTCCGACAGCCGGATTATCTGCATTGGGAAACACCTTTCGGCCTCTCCGATGCGCCGCAGGACCGGCTCTATGAGGTGCGCTCCCTCGACGGCCGCAATGTCTATACTCTGATGGATGCCTCCTATCTGGTCGAGCCGGAGCCTGGCCTCTGGCTCATGATGATCGACGCCAATATTTTCGAACCGCGCGACGGCAGCTTTAAACGAGGCGAGGAGGCGGCCTTCATCGACAGCACCGGCGCCGGCTGGAATGCGCTTCTGCGCTGCAAACCGTTCATTCTCGACTGGATCGCCGATGTGCGCGCCAGGGCAGAAGCGCTCGGCAAGACTTTGCTCGGCTTTTCCCATTATCCGGCGCTCGATCCCTTTGATGGTGCAATCAGCGTGGAAAGCGCCCTGTTCGGCGAAACCACCGCCGTGCGGCGCATGCCGCGCAAGGCGGTGGAGAACGCGCTGATAAAGGCCGGACTTGCCGTGCATTTCAGCGGGCATCTGCATGTGGAAGGGGTTACACGGCGCAGGAAGGGGGAGAAATCACTCACCAATATCGCCGTTCCGTCGCTCGTCGCTTTCCCACCGGCTTTCAAGGTCGTCCACCCGTCGCGTCAGGAAATCGCCGTGGAAACGGTGGAGATGGCCCATCTGCCGGTGAATGGCCGCATCTGCCGTGGATATGCGCAGGAAATGACACTTGCCGGCGAGGCGCAGGACCGGGCCTTTGCGGCGCGCGATTACGGCGGCTTTCTGCGCGCCCACCAGCGGGCATTGATCACGCATCGTTATTTCCCCCGGGAATGGAGGGCGGAATTCGTTGCGGCGATGGCCGGTAAAACGGTGCGGGATGTCGTTGGCCTACTCGGGGAAAAGAGCATTGCCTCTGAACAGGCCGATATGCCGATGATCGAGCTTATCACTGACTGGTATTGCCTGCGCCAGGGCGTGGGGCTGGCCCTGCCACATATCGCGCCTCAGCGGCTTACCCTTTACCGGATACTGGCTGAGCGTCTCGGCCGCGAGGCTGATCGCCATGACGGTTCCGTTAAAAGTTTTCTCGAAATCTTCTTTGCTGCACTCGGCCTGTTTCTCGATCGCGCCGAAGCGAGCCCGCGGCGCGTGGAGATTGAGCCTGCACGGAAACACGAGCCTGTTTCCGTGTGACCGTCAAGCGGCAAGGCTGGTGTTCCATGCCCGTATTTTTTCAATGTTCCTGTCCGAGCAGGAAACGATCTCGAACTCGAACCCTTCGCCGGAAATACGTTCGCCGATTTCGGGAAGGCGGCTGAGGCGCCAGAGGATGTAGCCGGCAATCGTGGAGTAACGGTCGGCATCATCCACCAGATCGATATCAAGGAGATAGGAGACGCGTCGGATATCGACGGTTCCGTCGATCAGCCAGGAGCCATCTTCATTGAGGCCGGAAATCTGGGCTTCTTCGCCCTCGTCCGGAAACTCGCCCGCAATCGCCTCAAGGATGTCCGTGGGCGTGGCGATACCCTGAAGCGTGCCGTATTCGTCGATGATGACGGCCATCTGGAGTGGCGATGTGCGCAGCTGTTCCATGACCTGCAAGGCCGTGGCGCTTTCATGCACGACAAGGGGTTCGCGCAGCGAGCGTTCGAGGTTCAGTTTTCCGTCATGCAGCAGATCGCGTAGCAGGTCTCTGGTGGCGGCGACGCCGAGGAAGGAGTCCAGCTTGCCCTGCGCCAGCATCAGCCGGGAATGGTCGAGTTCCAGCAGGCGGCTTCTTAACGTGTCGTGATCGGCGTCGATATCGAGCCAGTCGATCTCCGTTCGTGGCGTCATGATGGAGATGACGGGGCGTTCGGCAAGCGTGAGCACCCCGCGGATCATGTCCTTTTCTTCGGATTTGAACAAATCGCCTTGCGCGGCCTGCGCGGCAATAACGTCGGCGGTCTCGCCAAGGGACGGCTGTTCGCCGATCCGGCCACCCAGAAGTCGCAAAATGGCATCGGAGGTGCGCTCGCGCATATCACCGGCGGTGATGCGCTTTTCACGGTTGCGCCGGCCGATCTGGTTTGCCGCCTCGATGAGCACGGAAAAACCGATGGCGGCATAAAGATAACCCTTGGGCAGATGGAAACCGAAACCCTCGACGATCAGGCTGAAGCCGATCATCAGGAGAAAACCAAGGCAGAGAATGACCACGGTCGGGTGTTTCGACACGAAGGCCATCAGCGGCCGCGAAGCCGCCATCATCACGGCCATGGCCACGCAGACGGCGGTAATCATCACCCAGAGATTATTGACCATGCCGACGGCGGTGATGACGCTGTCGAGCGAGAAGACGGCGTCGAGCACGACGATCTGCACGATGACCTGCCAGAAGACCGCATGCACCACCTTGCCCTGTTTCGGCTTCTGGTCACCCTCCAGCCGTTCGTGCAGTTCCATCGTGCCCTTGGCGAGCAGGAAGGCGCCGCCGAGGATGAGGATGAGATCGCGACCGGAAAAGGAGAAATCCGCGACGGTGAAAAGCGGCCGCGTCAGCGTGACGATCCATGAAATCGAAAACAGCAGCAGGAGGCGCATGATGAGCGCAAGCGACAGGCCGACGATCCGCGCCCGATGGCGCTGGTGCGGCGGTAATTTGTCGGCAAGGATCGCGATGAAGACGAGATTGTCGATGCCGAGGACGACTTCGAGAACGATAAGGGTGACGAGGCCGATCCATATATTCGGATCTGCGAGGAATTCCATGTTCAGGAGCCTTTATGGGAATGGGTGCGAACGCGCAAAACCCCGGACCGAACATCCGAGGGTGGAAGCATCTGCTTTAAGGAAAACAAGAAAATCCGAGGCTGGCGTCGCGTTATGCGAGCCAGCCTCGTTCGGTGTTGACTACTGTCGGTACTGTCGCCTTCGTCAGGCATAGGGCGGATTTATCCCACTATCAGTAAATTCTTGTGCCGGTCCAACTAGCAAATTTTCGACGGTTGGAAAAGCGGTTTTCGATTTTTTGCTGCCGAAACGATGCGGTTCAGCAATTTTTGCGCGCAAAATGCGCGATTATTTACCGAAACCACCCAGCGCCATGCAATCTGAGCGATTGCCGGCTGTTCGGCGGAAAAAGGCCGTTATTGCTTTTTCTCGCCGATATCGGAGGTCGTGCGCCGGTCGAGGGCCTTGCCGTCGAGAATGTTTTTCAGGACGTCGAGACGGTCGTTGATCAGCCATCCATAATAGTTTTCAACCGGCAGCAGTTTTTTTGCGCCGGCATCCACGGCGGTCCGCAGTCGTTCCGCGCGTCGTCTTGGTTGGCCGACATTGTAGAGCGTGGCGGTGATGCCGGGGTTGCCGGAAATGTCGAAGCCCTTTTCCCTGTAGGCGTCGATGGAATCCCTGATGATGGCGGCGATGTAGAGGATGCTGCGGTCGGGATCCATGACGTCGCGGTAGATATCCTTCGGCCTGTCTGCCGAGAGTTTCGGCAGGCCGCTCGTTTTGTTCACGAGATCGGTGACCTGCAGGGCCGTCAGCGGGCTGATCTGGCCGAGCCCGAAAGTCTGCCCCGCGTAAAAGGGCTGGAAGAAGGCCCGCTGGAAGGAGATTGCCTCATAGCTCGCGCCATCCACTACCTTGCCACGGAAGCTCTGGTCCCAGACGGTATCGCGGCAGCTCCATTGTTCCGACGTGGTGGTAAGGGCTTCGCAGGAGCGGAATTCCGGCCGCTGGAGAAATGTCTTCAGGGCCACGCCGTTATAGCTGAACTTGATATCGAGTTCGGCATAGGAGATGGCCTTGATATAATAGGTCTGCATGCGATCCACGGCCGAGACGTTGAAGGTATGTTCCCCGACGATCGCGCCAACGATGTGGATCGGGTCGATGCCGTAGGCCGCACCGGCCTTCCTGATCTTGCCCAGCAGGCCGGGTTCACTGTTCAGGAGATCGACCGTCTTGCGGAATTTTTCCTCGTAGGTCGTGGAGAAGGCTTTCGTCCTGATGGCCGAGGCCTGCGGTATTTCGGGCTGTTCTGCCGAGCGGTTACCGGGGGGCACAACGACCATCTGCTGGGCTGCGGCATAAGAAGGCAGGAAGGTCAGCGCCAGAAGGACAGCGGCCGCGCGGGTGGACTTCGCAAACAGGCTCATACAGCGTTCTCTATGATGGGGGTCGTGTTGCGGTGAGGGCTCCTTCTTAAGGCAGGCCGCCTGCGCGTGGCAAGTTGCCGCCGCTCACTTTACCGTTGTTGCCGCCCGGAATGCTGTCGCCGCTCCTTCTGCAACCATCCGGGCCGGAATTTTCGGAGTCGTTAAAAGTCGAGCATTTTGTTTCATGGGACCTCAAGTCGCCACGGATAGCTCATGTCGTCAGGAGACGAACATGACCCATCTCATCAAATCGCTGCAAGCATGTTTCATTCTGGCCGTCGTGGGTTTGGCCGCGCCGGCGCAGGCGTCTCCCTCGATGCAGACGGGCAGGATCACGTCACAACCCGTCGGGCACTATGACTTCTGCCAGCGGCATTCGGCTGAATGCCAGCCGATCAAGGAAATGCCGCCGCTCAGTCTTACCCCTGATGTCTGGGCTACCCTCGTTTCGGTCAACAATGCCGTCAATACCGAGATTGACCAGCGGACCGACATGGAAGTGTGGGGTTACGAAGATTATTGGGAATATCCCTATAACGGCGCGGGAGACTGCGAGGACCTTGCGCTGGAGAAACGGAAGCGGCTTATGGATGCCGGTTTGCCGGTTTCCGACCTGCTGATCACCGTCGTCAGGGACGAAAAAGGCGATGGCCACGCCATCCTCACGGTGAGAACTGACCGCGGAGATTTCATTCTCGACAATATGAAGTCGAAGATTTTTCGCTGGGACGAAACGCCCTATACCTATCTCAAGCGTCAATCCACGGAGCATGCCGGTCGGTGGGTGGATATTGAAGGCTCCGGTTCGCCCGCCATCGCCGCCCGTGAGGTTGGCCGCGCCACCGCCACCTCCGCCACCTCGCGTCGCAACATCCTCGACATCATCATGGGGCGCTGAAGCTTTCGCCTCTCATTGTGGACGCGGAAAGCCCTCAAAGGGGCTGTCCGGTCCCAATATGCCGCATGTTTCGCTTCACCGGCCTCCGAGGCCGGCTCCCGTTTCTTCATCGAACAAATGCAGGTCGGTCGGGTTGATGTCGAGGCCGACGACTTCGCCGCTCCTGACCTCACTGCGTCCCTGTATCGCGATGACCACTTCGGTCGATGTGCCGAGGGTGAGGAAAGTGGCAGAACCGGTGGTTTCCACGGCCGAAACGGGTAACGTCAGCGCCGCACCGATTGCTGTTGCGGGCCGGATATGTTCCGGCCTGATACCGACAATGATGCGCTTGCCGGGCGGTAAGGGAGCCGGGTTTCCGATGGACTGCTGCGGCTCGCCTTCGCCGAATTGCAGCAGGAGCGAAGCGCCGTCCGGGCTGACCACGGCCGGAATGAAATTCATCGCCGGCGAGCCGATGAAGCCTGCAACGAAACGATTGACCGGGCGGTCGTAGAGTTCGAGCGGCGTGCCCTGCTGCTCGATCACACCATCGCGCATGACGACGACATGATCGGCCATGGTCATCGCCTCGATCTGGTCATGCGTGACATAGACCGAGGTTGCATGCAGGCGATCATGCAGCGCGCGGATTTCCTTGCGCATATGGACGCGCAACGCCGCATCGAGGTTGGAAAGCGGCTCATCGAACAGGAAGGCCTGCGGGTTGCGGATGATCGCCCGGCTCATGGCCACACGCTGGCGCTGGCCGCCGGAGAGTTCGCGCGGATAACGCTTCATCAGCTTGGAAAGTCCGGTCGTGGCCGCAACCTCTTCCGCTGCCTTGCGGGCTTCTGCCTTGGCGACGCCGCGCATGCGCAGCGAATAGGTGAGGTTTTCCTCCACCGTCATATGCGGATAGAGCGCATAGGACTGGAACACCATGGCCACATCGCGCTTTCGCGGCGGCACACCGTTCATGAGCGTGCCGGCAATGCGCATATCGCCTGCCGAGATGCTCTCCAGCCCGGCCAGCGAGCGCAAAAGGGTGGACTTGCCGCAGCCGGAAGGACCGACAAGTGCGACGAAGGTGCCCTTCTTGATGGAAAGGTCGATATTTTTCAGAGCATGGAAAGCGCCGTAATATTTGTTGACGCCGGAAAGTTCGATCTGAAGGGTCATTTGAGCGCTCCTGATGTCAGGCCGGACACGATGCGGCGCTGCAAGAGAATGAAGAGGGCGAGAATGGGCGTCACATACATGGTCGCATAGGCCATGATGTTGTTCCATTCGCTGGTATTGGGGCCCATGAAGGAATTGAGGCCGACGCTGGCTGGCTGCAATTCCGCTGCCTGGATCATCGATTTCGAATAAACGAATTCACCGAAGGCCTGCATGAAGATGAGAATGGCGCTGACGAGAATGCCGTTTCTGGCCAGCGGCAGCACGATGTAGAAAAAAGCGCCGACCCGCGAGTTACCATCCACAAGTGCTGCCTCTTCCAGCTCCTGCGGCACGGCCATGAAGGTGGCGCGCACCAGCACGACAAAGAAGGGCATGCTTTTGGCCGCAATGGCAAGGATGACCGACAGGCGCGGATAGTCCAGAAGCCCGAATTGCGAGAAGCCGACGAAGATCGGCGTGATCATCAGCGATGCCGGCAGGACTTGCAGCATGAGGATGAGGAACAGGCCGATATCCACCCAGACATTTCGATATCGGGCGAGAACATAGGCGCAGCCGACACCGAGAATGGTGATCAGCAGCACCGCGCTGGAGGCGATCAATACAGAGTTCCACAGGTAACGCCCCATGTTGCGGCTTTCCCAGACATAGGCATAGGTTTGCCATTGCGGGTCGCCGGGCCAGAAGGCGGGCGGATTGGCGAACATTTCCGAGCCGCTTTTGAGCGAGGTCAGATACATCCAGTACAGCGGAAAGAG
The DNA window shown above is from Agrobacterium tumefaciens and carries:
- the proP gene encoding glycine betaine/L-proline transporter ProP; this encodes MNSQIQASPLSIDDVTVIDDEKVKKAVTAAALGNAMEWFDFGVYGFVAYAVGKVFFPEAAPAVQTVAALATFSVPFLIRPLGGIFFGAMGDKFGRQKVLSLTIIIMAASTFCIGLIPGYATIGIWAPILLLLCKLVQGFSVGGEYTGAAIFVAEYAPDRKRGYLGSWLDFGSIAGFVLGAGFVVLLSTAMGEAKFIDWGWRIPFFLAAPLGLIGLYLRHAAEETPAFTERLQRAEEEDRQSLKERPMVPIAEIAREHARSLAICIGMVLVTNVTYYMLLTYMPTYLSKTLDYSEDHGVLIIIAVMVGMLFVQPAIGLLSDRIGRKPFLAVGSTAILLFSLPAFHLIASGQVVQIFFGLLILAVALNCLIGIMASTLPALFPARIRYSALAIAFNISIIVAGLTPTVTAWLVEVTENIYMPAYYLMVAAVFGIVTTFFLKETANRPLYGDTPNASSRKEAKSLLAEQYLHIEKSVEEIDEELVKLEEQKKILQAKRDELVGRHPDLT
- a CDS encoding PRC-barrel domain-containing protein, yielding MDHTNHVRLVETELTPSVLEGATVYGADDHKVGKVDHVHGVGAGSTAIIDVGGFLGIGAKPVAVPLSDLDFMRDEDGDVHAVTSWTKDQLKDMPEHHH
- a CDS encoding putative bifunctional diguanylate cyclase/phosphodiesterase → MKILIAVQKLLDFMSVRSDNPDLLKAQYRAFTRQMPMMYFILLSSTWALAITHMQLAPLWLTVGVPAVFTVGCTLRVAFWWRTRGIDPRPEMALAALRRTNRLAAGIALAFTLWSFLLVPYGDAYTRSHVAFYMAITVISCIFCLMYVRSAAFTVTLIVNGAFIAFFVASRQPTFIAIAINVLLVCAGMMSILLTNYRNFERMVVSQQRTEALSNENLLLANIDSLTGLPNRRAFFAHLEAELENAREKGTRLALGVIDLDGFKPVNDLYGHSVGDRLLINVSKRLTDNLKASKAFRLGGDEFAIVAPIIPDDVQLVANANAISEELRAPYHMPEGTVHVSASMGIAVFPHLASTLEQLFDRADYALYHAKKTRRGDAVLFDAEHEKQINIEARIENLLKQSDVKNELSVMFQPIVDIRDGKTAGFEALARWHSPVLGHVPPAQFFAIAERAGIVSSLTRPLLKMALASASAWDPSLRLSFNLSAQDLNSHEGVLSLIGIIENSCFDARRLDLEITETAFAHDFEQVRQSVDILRRLGCGISLDDFGTGYSSLTRLHALPLTKIKIDRSFVTDLHERPASYKIVKSLLALSRDMELECVVEGVETPAELATLESLGATLVQGYIYAPPLREWDVAEFLSGQIRVGRTATGKS
- a CDS encoding metallophosphoesterase family protein; this translates as MLTSLLPSVAVIADAHFHDTAADFGFTGIEVDGQRITMRSWSETRDSTRVFNESADALHAALEEVRQRGIRHVVLLGDYTDDGQRATTQTLKGILERHRDAHGTAFYALPGNHDVFGPCGRHQTKEFLVENGERLSVSSDANRAGERVVISERMYCEGYPEGLGPMTAFGYFRQPDYLHWETPFGLSDAPQDRLYEVRSLDGRNVYTLMDASYLVEPEPGLWLMMIDANIFEPRDGSFKRGEEAAFIDSTGAGWNALLRCKPFILDWIADVRARAEALGKTLLGFSHYPALDPFDGAISVESALFGETTAVRRMPRKAVENALIKAGLAVHFSGHLHVEGVTRRRKGEKSLTNIAVPSLVAFPPAFKVVHPSRQEIAVETVEMAHLPVNGRICRGYAQEMTLAGEAQDRAFAARDYGGFLRAHQRALITHRYFPREWRAEFVAAMAGKTVRDVVGLLGEKSIASEQADMPMIELITDWYCLRQGVGLALPHIAPQRLTLYRILAERLGREADRHDGSVKSFLEIFFAALGLFLDRAEASPRRVEIEPARKHEPVSV
- a CDS encoding TerC family protein is translated as MEFLADPNIWIGLVTLIVLEVVLGIDNLVFIAILADKLPPHQRHRARIVGLSLALIMRLLLLFSISWIVTLTRPLFTVADFSFSGRDLILILGGAFLLAKGTMELHERLEGDQKPKQGKVVHAVFWQVIVQIVVLDAVFSLDSVITAVGMVNNLWVMITAVCVAMAVMMAASRPLMAFVSKHPTVVILCLGFLLMIGFSLIVEGFGFHLPKGYLYAAIGFSVLIEAANQIGRRNREKRITAGDMRERTSDAILRLLGGRIGEQPSLGETADVIAAQAAQGDLFKSEEKDMIRGVLTLAERPVISIMTPRTEIDWLDIDADHDTLRSRLLELDHSRLMLAQGKLDSFLGVAATRDLLRDLLHDGKLNLERSLREPLVVHESATALQVMEQLRTSPLQMAVIIDEYGTLQGIATPTDILEAIAGEFPDEGEEAQISGLNEDGSWLIDGTVDIRRVSYLLDIDLVDDADRYSTIAGYILWRLSRLPEIGERISGEGFEFEIVSCSDRNIEKIRAWNTSLAA
- a CDS encoding DUF1402 family protein produces the protein MSLFAKSTRAAAVLLALTFLPSYAAAQQMVVVPPGNRSAEQPEIPQASAIRTKAFSTTYEEKFRKTVDLLNSEPGLLGKIRKAGAAYGIDPIHIVGAIVGEHTFNVSAVDRMQTYYIKAISYAELDIKFSYNGVALKTFLQRPEFRSCEALTTTSEQWSCRDTVWDQSFRGKVVDGASYEAISFQRAFFQPFYAGQTFGLGQISPLTALQVTDLVNKTSGLPKLSADRPKDIYRDVMDPDRSILYIAAIIRDSIDAYREKGFDISGNPGITATLYNVGQPRRRAERLRTAVDAGAKKLLPVENYYGWLINDRLDVLKNILDGKALDRRTTSDIGEKKQ
- a CDS encoding transglutaminase-like cysteine peptidase — protein: MTHLIKSLQACFILAVVGLAAPAQASPSMQTGRITSQPVGHYDFCQRHSAECQPIKEMPPLSLTPDVWATLVSVNNAVNTEIDQRTDMEVWGYEDYWEYPYNGAGDCEDLALEKRKRLMDAGLPVSDLLITVVRDEKGDGHAILTVRTDRGDFILDNMKSKIFRWDETPYTYLKRQSTEHAGRWVDIEGSGSPAIAAREVGRATATSATSRRNILDIIMGR
- a CDS encoding ABC transporter ATP-binding protein, coding for MTLQIELSGVNKYYGAFHALKNIDLSIKKGTFVALVGPSGCGKSTLLRSLAGLESISAGDMRIAGTLMNGVPPRKRDVAMVFQSYALYPHMTVEENLTYSLRMRGVAKAEARKAAEEVAATTGLSKLMKRYPRELSGGQRQRVAMSRAIIRNPQAFLFDEPLSNLDAALRVHMRKEIRALHDRLHATSVYVTHDQIEAMTMADHVVVMRDGVIEQQGTPLELYDRPVNRFVAGFIGSPAMNFIPAVVSPDGASLLLQFGEGEPQQSIGNPAPLPPGKRIIVGIRPEHIRPATAIGAALTLPVSAVETTGSATFLTLGTSTEVVIAIQGRSEVRSGEVVGLDINPTDLHLFDEETGAGLGGR
- a CDS encoding carbohydrate ABC transporter permease, with the protein product MSITNRNRLMLAIAIILAIIYLFPLYWMYLTSLKSGSEMFANPPAFWPGDPQWQTYAYVWESRNMGRYLWNSVLIASSAVLLITILGVGCAYVLARYRNVWVDIGLFLILMLQVLPASLMITPIFVGFSQFGLLDYPRLSVILAIAAKSMPFFVVLVRATFMAVPQELEEAALVDGNSRVGAFFYIVLPLARNGILVSAILIFMQAFGEFVYSKSMIQAAELQPASVGLNSFMGPNTSEWNNIMAYATMYVTPILALFILLQRRIVSGLTSGALK